One Echeneis naucrates chromosome 16, fEcheNa1.1, whole genome shotgun sequence DNA window includes the following coding sequences:
- the osbpl5 gene encoding oxysterol-binding protein-related protein 5 isoform X2 produces MLSNELSPAQSPGSKSESRMFNGVEKDCPSPTEKLARKESLKVQKQNYRQEKKRAAKELFSALKDPSVVIMSNWLKIRGSLKSWTKLWCVLKPGVLLIYKTPKTDQWVGTVLLSACKLIERPSKKDGFCFKLYHPLDKSIWAVKGPKGENVGSITQPLPSNYLIFRAASESDGRCWMDALELALSCSSLYKLTAKAGREGDISMSSESTHIFHLLQSTALSDTELLQLNDSVLLGNHHMEHDGFSDKSEREAHDDWDTTAHENGGRLTEESDMDQSDELSPGSQATVYVEQSTEEMAAAGEASQVETVSEENKGLIWGLLKQLRPGMDLSKVVLPTFILEPRSFLDKLSDYYYHADLLSQAVLEESAYGRIKQVLRWYLSGFYKKPKGLKKPYNPILGETFRCCWLHPKTDSCTFYIAEQVSHHPPISAFYVCNRKDGFSISGSILAKSKFYGNSLSAILDGKARLLFLSRDEEYVITMPYAHCKGILYGTMTLELGGKVTIECEKTKCFTELEFKLKPFLGGSCSVNQISGKIFVGEELLATVDGHWDSEVFIHEKHLGQQETLWNPSTDIRNSRLKRQVVQMEQQGEFESERLWQHVTSAISDRDQLRATQEKFVLEEAQRREAKERGDKPWIPRLFHQDAITSEWTYKHLDTQPWDPERCLLQFERDGVIQTHEKSQRQHNGLSYSHSWASQQKTELNGKHRKASSQPSSCSQNTESSSTTPEPTHESSDTEGFSNQCARCNKEMKDIALIETSVISIQKTQQDIQRNLVVLSHQLARQRATDDSVTLTGRHCLILCVLLLSQLLLNYVFT; encoded by the exons TCTGAGTCCAGGATGTTTAATGGTGTCGAGAAGGACTGCCCCTCCCCCACAGAAAAGCTGGCCCGGAAAGAGTCTCTCAAG GTCCAAAAACAGAATTACagacaagagaagaagagagcagctAAAGAACTGTTCAGTGCATTAAAGGACCCCAGTGTTGTCATCATGTCCAACTGGCTAAAG ATTCGTGGATCCTTGAAGAGTTGGACCAAGCTGTGGTGTGTCTTAAAGCCTGGAGTTCTTTTGATTTATAAGACCCCAAAAACAGACCAGTGGGTGGGTACTGTCCTCCTTAGTGCATGCAAGCTGATTGAGAGGCCCTCAAAGAAGGACGGTTTCTGCTTCAAGCTCTACCACCCACTCGACAAATCCATCTGGGCTGTCAAG GGTCCCAAAGGAGAAAACGTTGGCTCCATCACACAGCCTCTACCAAGCAACTACCTGATATTCAGAGCTGCCTCAGAGTCTGATG GTCGATGCTGGATGGATGCCCTGGAGCTGGCTCTGAGCTGCTCCAGCCTCTACAAACTGACAGCCAAAGCAGGGAGAGAAGGAGATATCAGCATGTCTTCAGAGTCCACCCATATATTCCACCTGCTGCAGTCTACTGCACTCAGTGACACGGAGCTGCTACA GTTGAATGACAGTGTGCTGCTGGGCAATCACCACATGGAGCATGACGGGTTTTCAGACAAATCAGAGCGTGAGGCGCATGACGACTGGGACACTACAGCCCATGAGAACGGTGGAAGGTTGACAGAAGAGAGCGACATGGACCAATCAGATGAGCTGTCCCCCGGGTCACAGGCCACAGTCTATGTGGAACAAAGCACAGAGGAAATGGCTGCG GCTGGTGAAGCATCCCAGGTGGAAACTGTATCAGAGGAGAACAAAGGTCTGATCTGGGGCCTGCTCAAACAGCTGCGTCCAGGCATGGACCTATCCAAGGTGGTGCTGCCTACCTTCATCCTGGAGCCACGCTCCTTCCTGGACAAGCTGTCTGACTACTACTACCATGCTGACCTGCTCTCACA AGCTGTGCTGGAGGAGAGTGCATATGGTCGGATCAAGCAGGTGTTGAGATGGTATTTGTCTGGTTTTTATAAGAAACCTAAG GGTCTGAAGAAGCCTTACAATCCAATCCTGGGGGAAACATTTCGCTGCTGCTGGCTTCACCCTAAGACTGACAGCTGCACTTTCTACATAGCTGAACAG GTTTCACACCATCCACCCATCTCTGCCTTTTATGTCTGCAATAGGAAGGACGGTTTTTCTATAAGTGGAAGCATTCTGGCTAAGTCTAAGTTCTATG GTAACTCTCTGTCAGCTATCTTGGATGGCAAAGCCAGGCTGCTGTTTCTGAGCAGGGATGAGGAGTATGTTATCACCATGCCCTATGCTCACTGCAAAG GTATCTTGTATGGCACAATGACACTAGAGCTGGGAGGGAAGGTTACCATCGAgtgtgagaaaacaaaatgtttcacagaGCTGGAGTTCAAACTAAAG CCTTTCCTTGGAGGCTCCTGCTCGGTGAATCAGATTAGTGGGAAGATCTTTGTGggagaggagctgctggccACTGTTGATGGACACTGG GACAGTGAGGTGTTCATCCACGAAAAGCACTTGGGCCAGCAGGAGACACTATGGAACCCGAGCACAGACATCCGCAACAGCCGCCTCAAAAGACAAGTGGTACAGATGGAGCAGCAGGGAGAGTTTGAGTCCGAAAG ACTCTGGCAGCATGTGACTAGTGCCATCTCGGATCGGGACCAGCTGCGGGCCACCCAGGAGAAGTTCGTGCTGGAGGAAGCTCAGCGGAGAGAGGCCaaggagagaggagataaaCCTTGGATCCCTCGACTTTTCCATCAGGACGCCATCACCTCCGAGTGGACCTACAAGCACCTGGA CACGCAGCCGTGGGACCCTGAGCGCTGTCTGCTCCAGTTTGAGAGGGATGGAGTGATTCAGACGCATGAAAAAAGCCAGAGACAACACAATGGACTCTCCTACAGCCACAGCTGGGCCAGCCAACAAAAG ACTGAGTTGAATGGGAAGCACAGAAAGGCCAGCAGCCAGCCGTCAAGCTGCAGCCAGAACACGGAAAGCAGCAGCACCACGCCCGAACCCACACATGAGTCTTCGGACACTGAAG GTTTTTCCAACCAGTGTGCAAGGTGCAATAAAGAGATGAAGGACATCGCCCTGATAGAGACCTCTGTCATATCTATACAGAAGACACAGCAGGATATTCAGAG GAACCTGGTGGTCCTAAGTCATCAGCTGGCTCGTCAGAGGGCGACAGATGACAGCGTGACGTTAACAGGCCGTCACTGTCTCATCCTTTGTGTTCTGctcctctcccagctcctcctcAACTATGTCTTCACCTGA
- the osbpl5 gene encoding oxysterol-binding protein-related protein 5 isoform X1, with the protein MKEENLFHRRFSLCPNATSPPKIDPRTLTRNLSYGGDNDLFNLSPGSETDRNGLSMLSNELSPAQSPGSKSESRMFNGVEKDCPSPTEKLARKESLKVQKQNYRQEKKRAAKELFSALKDPSVVIMSNWLKIRGSLKSWTKLWCVLKPGVLLIYKTPKTDQWVGTVLLSACKLIERPSKKDGFCFKLYHPLDKSIWAVKGPKGENVGSITQPLPSNYLIFRAASESDGRCWMDALELALSCSSLYKLTAKAGREGDISMSSESTHIFHLLQSTALSDTELLQLNDSVLLGNHHMEHDGFSDKSEREAHDDWDTTAHENGGRLTEESDMDQSDELSPGSQATVYVEQSTEEMAAAGEASQVETVSEENKGLIWGLLKQLRPGMDLSKVVLPTFILEPRSFLDKLSDYYYHADLLSQAVLEESAYGRIKQVLRWYLSGFYKKPKGLKKPYNPILGETFRCCWLHPKTDSCTFYIAEQVSHHPPISAFYVCNRKDGFSISGSILAKSKFYGNSLSAILDGKARLLFLSRDEEYVITMPYAHCKGILYGTMTLELGGKVTIECEKTKCFTELEFKLKPFLGGSCSVNQISGKIFVGEELLATVDGHWDSEVFIHEKHLGQQETLWNPSTDIRNSRLKRQVVQMEQQGEFESERLWQHVTSAISDRDQLRATQEKFVLEEAQRREAKERGDKPWIPRLFHQDAITSEWTYKHLDTQPWDPERCLLQFERDGVIQTHEKSQRQHNGLSYSHSWASQQKTELNGKHRKASSQPSSCSQNTESSSTTPEPTHESSDTEGFSNQCARCNKEMKDIALIETSVISIQKTQQDIQRNLVVLSHQLARQRATDDSVTLTGRHCLILCVLLLSQLLLNYVFT; encoded by the exons TCTGAGTCCAGGATGTTTAATGGTGTCGAGAAGGACTGCCCCTCCCCCACAGAAAAGCTGGCCCGGAAAGAGTCTCTCAAG GTCCAAAAACAGAATTACagacaagagaagaagagagcagctAAAGAACTGTTCAGTGCATTAAAGGACCCCAGTGTTGTCATCATGTCCAACTGGCTAAAG ATTCGTGGATCCTTGAAGAGTTGGACCAAGCTGTGGTGTGTCTTAAAGCCTGGAGTTCTTTTGATTTATAAGACCCCAAAAACAGACCAGTGGGTGGGTACTGTCCTCCTTAGTGCATGCAAGCTGATTGAGAGGCCCTCAAAGAAGGACGGTTTCTGCTTCAAGCTCTACCACCCACTCGACAAATCCATCTGGGCTGTCAAG GGTCCCAAAGGAGAAAACGTTGGCTCCATCACACAGCCTCTACCAAGCAACTACCTGATATTCAGAGCTGCCTCAGAGTCTGATG GTCGATGCTGGATGGATGCCCTGGAGCTGGCTCTGAGCTGCTCCAGCCTCTACAAACTGACAGCCAAAGCAGGGAGAGAAGGAGATATCAGCATGTCTTCAGAGTCCACCCATATATTCCACCTGCTGCAGTCTACTGCACTCAGTGACACGGAGCTGCTACA GTTGAATGACAGTGTGCTGCTGGGCAATCACCACATGGAGCATGACGGGTTTTCAGACAAATCAGAGCGTGAGGCGCATGACGACTGGGACACTACAGCCCATGAGAACGGTGGAAGGTTGACAGAAGAGAGCGACATGGACCAATCAGATGAGCTGTCCCCCGGGTCACAGGCCACAGTCTATGTGGAACAAAGCACAGAGGAAATGGCTGCG GCTGGTGAAGCATCCCAGGTGGAAACTGTATCAGAGGAGAACAAAGGTCTGATCTGGGGCCTGCTCAAACAGCTGCGTCCAGGCATGGACCTATCCAAGGTGGTGCTGCCTACCTTCATCCTGGAGCCACGCTCCTTCCTGGACAAGCTGTCTGACTACTACTACCATGCTGACCTGCTCTCACA AGCTGTGCTGGAGGAGAGTGCATATGGTCGGATCAAGCAGGTGTTGAGATGGTATTTGTCTGGTTTTTATAAGAAACCTAAG GGTCTGAAGAAGCCTTACAATCCAATCCTGGGGGAAACATTTCGCTGCTGCTGGCTTCACCCTAAGACTGACAGCTGCACTTTCTACATAGCTGAACAG GTTTCACACCATCCACCCATCTCTGCCTTTTATGTCTGCAATAGGAAGGACGGTTTTTCTATAAGTGGAAGCATTCTGGCTAAGTCTAAGTTCTATG GTAACTCTCTGTCAGCTATCTTGGATGGCAAAGCCAGGCTGCTGTTTCTGAGCAGGGATGAGGAGTATGTTATCACCATGCCCTATGCTCACTGCAAAG GTATCTTGTATGGCACAATGACACTAGAGCTGGGAGGGAAGGTTACCATCGAgtgtgagaaaacaaaatgtttcacagaGCTGGAGTTCAAACTAAAG CCTTTCCTTGGAGGCTCCTGCTCGGTGAATCAGATTAGTGGGAAGATCTTTGTGggagaggagctgctggccACTGTTGATGGACACTGG GACAGTGAGGTGTTCATCCACGAAAAGCACTTGGGCCAGCAGGAGACACTATGGAACCCGAGCACAGACATCCGCAACAGCCGCCTCAAAAGACAAGTGGTACAGATGGAGCAGCAGGGAGAGTTTGAGTCCGAAAG ACTCTGGCAGCATGTGACTAGTGCCATCTCGGATCGGGACCAGCTGCGGGCCACCCAGGAGAAGTTCGTGCTGGAGGAAGCTCAGCGGAGAGAGGCCaaggagagaggagataaaCCTTGGATCCCTCGACTTTTCCATCAGGACGCCATCACCTCCGAGTGGACCTACAAGCACCTGGA CACGCAGCCGTGGGACCCTGAGCGCTGTCTGCTCCAGTTTGAGAGGGATGGAGTGATTCAGACGCATGAAAAAAGCCAGAGACAACACAATGGACTCTCCTACAGCCACAGCTGGGCCAGCCAACAAAAG ACTGAGTTGAATGGGAAGCACAGAAAGGCCAGCAGCCAGCCGTCAAGCTGCAGCCAGAACACGGAAAGCAGCAGCACCACGCCCGAACCCACACATGAGTCTTCGGACACTGAAG GTTTTTCCAACCAGTGTGCAAGGTGCAATAAAGAGATGAAGGACATCGCCCTGATAGAGACCTCTGTCATATCTATACAGAAGACACAGCAGGATATTCAGAG GAACCTGGTGGTCCTAAGTCATCAGCTGGCTCGTCAGAGGGCGACAGATGACAGCGTGACGTTAACAGGCCGTCACTGTCTCATCCTTTGTGTTCTGctcctctcccagctcctcctcAACTATGTCTTCACCTGA
- the phlda2 gene encoding pleckstrin homology-like domain family A member 2, whose amino-acid sequence MRMSAAEISQVLKEGELEKRSDNLLQFWKRKTCVLTTDSLNIYADTQKRTKGKELKLQSIKKVDCVERTGKFVYFTIVTTDNKEIDFRCSGEENCWNAVITMALIDYQNRKAIQDFKTRQDNESASPGQQERRMARAP is encoded by the coding sequence ATGAGAATGTCAGCGGCGGAGATCAGCCAGGTCCTCAAGGAGGGAGAGCTGGAGAAGAGGAGCGACAACCTGCTCCAGTTCTGGAAGAGGAAGACGTGCGTCCTGACCACGGACAGCCTCAACATTTACGCGGACACGCAGAAGCGCACCAAGGGCAAGGAGCTGAAGCTGCAGTCCATCAAGAAGGTGGACTGCGTGGAGCGCACCGGCAAGTTCGTCTACTTCACCATCGTGACCACGGACAACAAGGAGATCGATTTCCGGTGCTCCGGGGAGGAGAACTGCTGGAACGCGGTCATCACGATGGCCCTGATCGATTACCAGAACAGGAAAGCCATCCAGGACTTTAAGACGAGGCAGGACAACGAGAGCGCGTCGCCCGGCCAGCAGGAGCGGCGCATGGCGAGGGCGCCCTGA